Sequence from the Diorhabda carinulata isolate Delta chromosome 5, icDioCari1.1, whole genome shotgun sequence genome:
CcagagaatataaaataatatctcCAGTTTCATGATTACACATTTTCACGTTTTCCATGTAACCTTTACTCACTGTTAAAACTAGAGGGTTGtccaattttgtaaaaatttctttccatgtttgtttttgtaaaggTGAGCaataaattatgtgaaatttaCATGTTTCAACGATAAATCCTCCAAATTCCACACTAGATAATAAAGAAAGCAAATCATCCAACATGTTCTTATCTTCAGCAGATTCTGTTTTTTTTCAACATCTTGTCTCGATGTTGAAGGAATTTGATGATTTGTGTTTTTGAAGAAGTAATCTTTTAGTTTTCGTAATAAACCTAGTCTACTTTTTTGCACAttcaaatataatgtttttattgttattgtaaatttttctttactttttatatCACTCCACACCTCATTTGTTTCGGGCTTCAACAATTGATTAGAATCAAACATCTCATATTTGATTAAAGCCTCATATAAATCTAGTGTTGATACTGTCGTAGGTCGACCTACTCTCCTATTTTCTTGATTCATAATTGTGACAGAacttctgaaataaaaaataacaaatgtttataattataatcacCACATCAATTACATCCAACCTGATTAGAGATCCTTACGTGGATTTAATACTTTTGAATAAAGTTCTTTATTTACATCTTACTGTAAGTAACACGATACTCCCATAGTACAAGTGCAATGCATGTTCCTTTCATATTCTTTATATTAGAAGATGTGAATGCATACATTATAACCTATTCGTAAAAACGTTAAATAAAAAATCCGTGAATTTCCCACTGAGTTAACGTATAGGACTCGTTCAGCTTATAATATACACTTACAAAaccataaaaacatttttcaaataatcaaatcgACAGTTGAAAAACGAAATCGCTTAAATTTTGTCCTTCTCCAAGAGTGGACAAGTATATATGCACGATCCGCGTTTTTCTGTAAACGCAAATCAAAAATACTAGATCATGTTTCAACCTGCAAACGTGACCGGAATCTCGAATTGTTCGATGACTTCTGCTAGCTTCGACCGTTGCACGCAAGATCTGCACAGATAGTGGTACATACTGAAATATTGTTTGgcattaaaaaattctaattctgGATAATAACTGTATTCGAATCATGATTCTAAAATTCAGCACGACATATAAATAAGAGGTTATTTGAAAACATGGTAAAGTAGTCTGCAggtttttcaattataaaatgttattttatgtttttcaaaacatttgtgTCCGCCTGTGAAATTTAATTTAGATAACGGAGAGTTAAACTATTTACAGTTGAAATATTAGTTTAAATCAAGTAAAAGACATTAAAGCTAATAACACTCAATCGAGTGCAGAAAATTTGTCTGCCTTCCGAAACAAACGaatctaaaaattgaaagttgaaATGCCAGCTAAAGATGAAGATGGCATCCAGTTTGAAATTTCTACATACGATACTACAGCTTTGTTGCATCATAGCAAAAGACCCTTCATTAGTACACGCAGAAGAAAGGCTGGTGAAAAATTGGTCTATATGAGAGCTAAACATTTCAAGGATGAAATGGTAAATGATATGATGAGTTTTTCTGATAAAGAAGAGCGCCCGGATATACCTACAGCTGCTAATTTGAGAACTGTCAAAGCTGAAGGATTACGAAACTATTTACGTATTTCTGGGCCGACAGACCCAATCAAATGCCTCATATACATGATGGATGAATTCCAATTCATAAAGGAAGTCTACCCAAAACCATTTAGAGCTTCTTACTGGTTTGACAATTAGATTACTTTATGGAATGAGCTTGCACCACTGGATCTAGATATAAAACTTGATGCTACCGGTAGTTTGGTTAAAAAAGTTACCATCAATGAAGAGTCTAGTGCTTACGTATATTTATATCAACTGATGACAACTGTGGACGGATGTTACGCCCCGTTACTTCAAATGATTAGCTCAAGGCACGATGCTAATGTTATTAATCAATGGTTGAATGAATGGAAAAGCCGCGTGGCATTTTTACCCAGAGGATGTGTATGCGATGACGGATTAGCGTTATTGTATGCATTGTGTGAAACTCTGAATGATTGCACATACAAGTACTACTTATTAGCAAGTTTACTGATTTTGCAAGGTGAAAAAGACATTCCACCTTTGAAGTGTCACAAAGGTTTAGACAGAGCGCATGTTATAAAAACACCGACAACTTGGAAAGCTGTTAAGGAGAAGAACGATAAGACTTTCACCGACTTCATAACTAGATCAGTAGCACTGGCTTCTATATGTGAAACATTACAAGATGTAAGAGAAGTATTACTAGGAACTTTTATTGTTTGCGAAAGCAAAACGATGGAAGACAAATCAATCtgtgatgaaaaatatgaatggtTCATGAACAAGTTTGAAACCTTTGGCACAGGGTCGAAAAAAGACGCACACGATGAAgagacaaaagaaaaaatttcaaaaaaaaagaagatgaaaagaaaaatgaagatattcCAATAGAGCTGTGCAATTCTGATGCTCAAATAAAATTACACATGGATAGCAACATCGTTAAAGATTACGTAAAATCTATATATGATGAGGCTCTTCGGTTGGTCAAGTTAGATGAAACAGAAGTTACTGATCAAAACAAGAATGATTTCTGCTGCCCAGAAGTGATAAATaatctctttttttttgtacagCCAGTTTCCGGCGTGGACAAACGTGATGCGAACATATTTTGGAAGTTCGGATAAGGTTGCTATATCAGCAGATGTTGAAGCATATTTTAAGGATTTGCGCAACACGTACAATCTTAAAAGTATTCTTGCAGCTCACACATTCGTCATGTATCACGGCCGCATTATTGATGCTCAAATTAAATTAGCTAGGTGTAAGCTAATGGAGATTTTAAATCAAGCAGACAAGAGGACAATTGAACAAGAAGTTTCGAAGCTGAATTCCGAGATTTCTTTGCTAGTTTACGATATTGAACAGGCTACAAGCAATAACATGTGTGAAGAAAACATGCCTAAAGAAGGCATGAAAAAAACAATCTCAATTAAAGTGAATAACGCACAAACACATAGTGAAATACAAGAAGCAAGTGCTGATAGTAAGTTTGAAGAGCTCACAGAACAAAAAATGTCAACAAAAGTACACAGCGCAGAAGCAGATAAGCAAGTAAATAAGGCTGCATTGAAAAACGATTTAAAAGATAAACGCACTATTTTCAATCTTAACCGTAGCACAAATGAAGGCAAGTTTCATGCTTATTTGAGAAATGGACATCTCGACGAGCCTGTGCTAATAAATAATCGTGAAGTGATATTTGGAAATACTTGTGGTTATGATAGCGCTATTTCAATACTTATTTTTGCTTATGAAAACAATCATCTTTTCAAAGATTTCCTTGatgacaaaataaaagataacggattattttttgaaagcaTTGCTGGTTACTCAAATAGATCGATGAACATGCAGCAATTCTATGAAAATCGAGGTCTACTTCTTTTACATTTTCAGAAGGACAAAGCGCTATCTTACTACAATTGCGAAAGCTCCGTGAATACACTTTTATCTGCATTATTGCGAAACCAATTTTCATGCGGTGAAATTGTTCGGTGTAATGTTTGCAACCACAGAAGATTGGACAAATTTCGCATTTTAATTGTTAATGATGCGCACGCAACAAATTTCATAAGATGTGGTACAGATAACATTATACATAGATGCATAATGGATCTTTTCAATGGAGAAGCTTTGAATTGTAGGGGTTGCCGTCGTAACGAACAAACTGCTTTCGGCATACCCACTTTAGGTTTTTTTTTAGCAATCGATATTAGTAAAGTTTTTGAGGATTACAATCTGTTAACTAGGCATGTACCTGTTCAGTTACTAATACAGGAAGTTAAACTCATATTGGCTGGGTTTGTCGTGCTTAAACCTGCAGTTAGAGGGGGTATAGCGCATTATATTGCTTATTGTTACGATCGAGGCACAGGCGTTTATGAAGTCATAGACGATTCAAAGCTGGAATCgtcatttataaaaacattgCCAGATGActtaaaaatatgtacaatGATTTATATGATTTCGGAAAATTAAATTTCGTACAGAAATATCTTGCTAGAGACTCTGTAAGTTGTAAATTGCAAGTTCTTGTCGACGAATGCAATTAATCTTGAATGATTTCAATAagtagataaaaattatttggacaACAATTAGCGCTGCTTTTCACTTAATTCGAGAAATTAAACTTATGGGTTTCAcaatatagaattttttgaaactattcaAATCTCACATGTCGGTATAATTCGAAGAATGcgattgtaaaatttattataaatcttCATGCATATATTACGTTAAGGACGTTCAACTGaagcagatatttttttattgcttctaTGAACAAACGTGTATAAGCATACTGGTCGCTAAAATTTTTGTACTATAAATGTTCAAGCGTGTACATTCAATATATATGATAAGATTTCGTGGTTTGAGGAATAAATTGCAATTCCTTCGTGAACATATACTTTGTGATCAGATAACAAATCAAAAACTTCAGAAAAAGGTAATTCATAGAAATCCAAATTACACAaatctactttttttcaattacagtTGAATTATACAAGTTTCTTGGTTTGCATCTTTAAACTCTTGTGATCCTGAAACAAAAtctcatttcaatataaattcttttatcaacGACATTCTACATTGAAATATGTTCATTGACTTACTTGAGAATTGTCAAATCCACTTTGTATCAATAATTGAGCTATGCTGACTTTGTTGAATGAATTAaatctcattttgaaaaatttctacttCCCAATTCATAAAATGCTGTTGGATATTGACTTTCAAAGAATACGCTaatctcaaaaaataatgtGCTATGTGATCTTTTCTCCTTGCCTCTAGATTTGCATCAGTCTGATTGGCCAATAGCATTGACAGATTTTGAgcagataaaaaaattcttttttttttcggtgtGCTTACGAATACTGTTTTGAGTTCAGCTGTTTTTGGAATGCTGAGCAACTGTAACTTCCAGCAATTGAAGGCACTACAATACGTATTCAAATAGTTgcatttaaaatcaaattcatataaaaatataattcaaaacatACCTTTCTGCCTTTCAATTGCATAGTTTTGGTCAACAAACAGCAAGTCACCATTTGGTGGCCCTTGATATGTATTCAAATTATGAGGATAAATCTCTCAAAGAGGATGTATGTACCTCTGCCTTACTGTAAAGCTCTCATAGCGAGTGCCActtgttacttttttttcacAACTTGTATAATCTTTGATGAAAATACTAcaagtttaattaatatttcacaaaacaCTACTACCTCGTCTCCAAGAAAATTTCATCATTATGTTTGTAACAAGCTTTTGTTTACATTCACATCAGCAGCATCAACTATATGATATGAATTCGCGCAGAGCCGCCAACCTCAAAACGAGTATATTGTACACTGGCCGGATATTTAATAAGCGCATGCGCGCAAACCTATGTTCGGTCATACATCTATTAGCAcgtaaaaattgattatttattcttaGCGCTACGATTAATGCtattcgaaaaagaaaaataccaatCGAAAGAGAAAATTACGAGCATTCGATTGGTCtacgaaaaataataaaaactccactccttgtttaaaaaaaaaattgattccacACTGCTGCCAGCAACTactgttatttaatttttcatgaaCAAAAGggacagaaaattttttacaatgatATTCGTAAAGAGCATTGAAAACCCTTGAGGCTAGTATTTTTTGTTGCTATATTTTTAACTTATGGAGCCGTCCTTAAGTACGCTATTGACCTAGGGTACGCTGTTTGTAATGACcaagaaaaactgaaagaattTAAAACCAACAACAAAGATTTGGCAACGAGAACATGGACCCCCCTTGTTTACGATAAGTAtgacaaacaaaaaaagaattgtaaatcCACACCTATTACACCCCCTAGAGAGAAATTAGGGCAGATGCATTTGTTCGCAGATTCTCAGTGCCAATCTCCCTGCTCCACTCCAGAAGATGTAGTTAGAGAGGACTTCACTCAGGGTCTTCCTCCATCTACCGCTTCGTCAAAAAGCACAATATCAGGCGGATCTGTTAGAACTATCGCCCCAGGAAAATTGCCAAAAGCTGGCGAGATAGTGTACGGGGCACACCCTGACATGGGGTGTTACTATATGACCTCCTTTTCAAAGTGTAAGAAGGATGGAAATTTGTTTTGGGCTCATCTTAATAAAGAACAACAGGAAGATTTGGTAAGATTTATACATGAAATTCTATCACCTGGTTTTAGAAACTGTATCACTGATATGAGTGAGCTTGAGGAAATGACAGCCTCTGTATTCAGAGATGTGCCCATAACTACCACTCAGTCTACACATAAAGAGCACATATCTTTTGCATGCGCTTTAAACCTCGAAATAGGTAAATTACGGGGTGGACTACGAGATGGAGTCAGAAAGGGTGAGTTTACTCCAGGCGACTTTAAAAGGGGGATGGAGCAAATATcagagagtcatagttactcccgccgttaAGGTGTAAGTGTCTCACTCGTTTCCGTCCACTACCACTCCCCAGATATAAGAGCTGCAGCCATCTCGCAGTGAAAATGAAGAGTACCAGAGAGCGAAAACGATTGTTGACAAATTGAGAGTTACGAATGACACAGCGGAAAGAAGAGTGAAATTAATGCAAGATTATAACGAACAATTAAGCACTAACGAGGAACAGAAACAGTATATTCTTAAAATAGTGTCGGACTACCGACAAAAATACCCCGATTGTAAAAAAAGTTCGTTGATGTAAATTATTGAATAGCATTccttgaataaaatatgaaactagcatgaaattttttaaaaggttGTAAATAGAAGAAAGTACGATTCTGGCCGATAAGCGTAACACCACGACACTCGTTACGCGGCGCGCTGCAACGAGCGGTTGTCGGCGTTCTCCTGCCGCGCACGTTGGTTTTACAGAAACAATTAAACATGCATTGAGGCACGTGTTAATGTTGATcaattgagctgaaatttttttataccataGAACTATTTTAGGAGGTAGCAAGTCACCTTCAAAAATAAGGGCcacccaaatatatatatatatatatatatatatatatatatatatatatatatatatatatatatatatatatatattttgtttgaaacattATCAAAAGTGATTCGATGCTTTTTGTTTACGTGTAATACGTGGAATAGATGAGACCGCATTAGTGCTCCATATGAATTGTATCAGATTTCATCTATTCATTATTACTATCGAGTGTTCCCAccagcttttatttttttcacctttCCTCATTGTATAGGTATAGAAGCATtcgtattttgattattttgaatcaattatgAATCCTGACGCTAATCGTCAAGAAGGTAATAACCTTCCCGCTCCCCGAACCCACGGTCAATACTATGGCAAAAAGGAAAACCAACGGAACAAAAACGTTTCCGATGTACGCGACCAGAAACCTTCGGCCAAAGGCCGTACATCCAAAACCGATCAAGCGCCTCCGGCGCTTCCTAAGCCGACCGGGGCTCATGAGGTTTCGGCACAGTGTGTCGTATCTCATCACTCACCTAGCGAGTCTTCGGTATTCTCTAGCGGAATATCGATCCGTGAGTCGAATGATCGGCTCATCTTTAATGTTAGCTCCCCGGCTCTTATCAACGTCTCTCGTTGCATGTTTGCTGAACTCCTAACGGATGACGCAAATCTTAGATATTTGAAAACCTTTTATTTTCTAACTAGCTTTTATAGAGTAAAACTTTTCTAGacacattgaaaaaaaactgatatcaTTTTGTTTCAACTCATAAGACaaatacaatacttttttgcTAAGGGTAACCTCTAGAGACATGAAAACCGCAATATTGCTGAATATTAATTGTCAGATTCTTCTATCCATCATTGGTAGTTTTTCCTCGATCTTTTATCTTTTCGTCTTTCTTACTTGTATCGATGAAAAAGCAATTTAGTGTTTAAATGTGAAGTGTTTCTAGAATAAAACTATACAGCGATACTTTTTTGTTGGTTCGGCAGAAACGTCTACATTCGGAAATATGCCAGTTCGAGTTCGAAGTCTTTTCATGGGAGAAGGGCATCATGGAGGGCCCTGATCTTAGGTGGGTCCGATGCAGGAAAGGATGTTTCCTTTGCAGATGACGATTCGAACGACCAATAAGGTGCATCACAGAGCAGTAGAGCACCGAAAAGAGACAACATAGTGGGCATTCAAAGGCAAAACGTTTAGTAATCTATCTTAACCTAGCCAAACAAAGCAGCTGTTGATGGCACCACATATTTTACCGGAGGAGGGTTTTAAAATGAACCGAGTGTATTTCTCTTTTCTTACTGGCTTCAAACCTCAAGATTCAACTTCCTTTTTGACCACATTATATGTCGAAGGCAAATGTAATTTCCAACGATGTGGGCCGTTTATATACTGTCCGAGGAAGGTGTAAGTGTCTCACTCATTTCCGTCCACTACCACTCCCCAGATATAAGAGGTGCATCCATCTCACAGTGAAAATGAAGAGTACCAGAGAGCGAAAACGATTGTTGAGAAATTGAGAGTTACGAATGACACAGCGGAAAGAAGAGTGAAATTAATgcaagatatatatatatatatatatatatatatacatatatatatatatatatatatatatatatatatatatatatatatatatatatatatatatatatataaaagttcgTTGATGTAAATTATCGAATAGCATTccttgaataaaatatgaaactagcatgaaattttttaaaaggttGTAAATAGAAGAAAGTACGATTCTGGCCGATAAGCGTAACACCACGACACTCGTTACGCGGCGCGCTGCAACGAGCGGTTGTCGGCGTTCTCCTGCCGCGCACGTTGGTTTTACAGAAACAATTAAACATGCATTGAGGCACGTTTTAATGTTGATcaattgagctgaaatttttttataccataGAACTATTTTAGGAGGTAGCAAGTCACCTTCAAAAATAAGGGCcacccaaatatatatatatatatatatatatatatatatatatatatatatatatatatatatatatatatatatattttgtttgaaacattATCAAAAGTGATTCGATGCTTTTTGTTTACGTGTAATACGTGGAATAGATGAGACCGCATTAGTGCTCCATATGAATTGTATCAGATTTCATCTATTCATTATTACTATCGAGTGTTCCCAccagcttttatttttttcacctttCCTCATTGTATAGGTATAGAAGCATtcgtattttgattattttgaatcaattatgAATCCTGACGCTAATCGTCAAGAAGGTAATAACCTTCCCGCTCCCCGAACCCCCAGTCAATACTGGGGCAAAAAGGAAAACCAACGGAACAAAAACGTTTCCGATGTACGCGACCAGAAACCTTCGGCCAAAGGCCGTACATCCAAAACCGATCAAGTGCCTCCGGCGCTTCCTAAGCCCACCAGGGCTCATGAGGTCTCGGCACAGAGTGTCGTATCTCATCACTCACCTAGCGAGTCTTCGGTATTCTCTAGCGGAATATCGATCCGTGAGTCCAATGATCGGCTCACCGGGTCTTATCAACATCTCTCGTCGCATGTTTGCTGAACTCCTAACGGATGACGCAAATCTTAGATATTTGAAAACCTTTTATATTCTAACTAGCTTTTATAGAGTAAAACTTTTCTAGacacattgaaaaaaaactgatatcaTTTTGTTTCAACTCATAAGACgaatacaaaacttttttgCTAAGGGTAACCTCTAGAAACATGAAAGTCGCAATATTGCTGAATATTAATTGTCAGATTCTTCTATCCATCATTGGTAGTTTTTCCTCGAACTTTTATCTTTTTGTCTTTCTTCCTTGAATCGATGAAAAAGCAATTTAGTGTTCAAATGTGAAGTGTTTCTAGAATAAAACTATACAGCGATACTTTTTTGTTGGTTCGGCAGAAACGTCTACATTCGGAAACATACCAGTTCGAGTTCGAAGTCTTTTAATGGGAGAAGGGCATCATGGAGGGCCCTGATCTTAGGTGGGTCCGATGTAGAAAAAGATGTTTCCTTTGCAGATGACGATTCGAACGACCAATAAGGTGCATCACAGAGCAGTAGAGCACCGAAAAGAGACAACATAGTGGGCATTCAAAGGCAAAACGTTTAGTAATCTATCTTAACCTAGCCAAACAAAGCAGCTATTGATGGCACCACATATTTCACCGGAGGAGGGTTTTAAAATGAACCCAGTGTATATCTCTTTCTTTACTGTCTTCAAACCTCAAGATTCATCTTcctttttatatctattttatatatatatatatatatatatatatatatatatatatatatacatatacatatatatatatatatatatatatatatatatatatatatatatatatatatatatatataattttgtttgaaacattATCAAAAGTGATTCGATGCTTTTTGTTTACGTGTAATTATGGAATAGATGAGACCGCATTAGTGCTACATATGAATTGTATCAGATTTTATCTATTCATTATTACTATCGAGTGTTCCCAccagcttttatttttttcacctttCCTTATTGTATAGGTATAGAAGCATTcgttatttgattattttgaatcaattatgAATCCTGACGCTAATCGTCAAGAAGGTAATAACCTTCCCGCTCCCCGAACCCCCGGTCAATACTGGGGCAAAAAGGAAAACCAACGAAACAAAAACGTTTCCAATGTACGCGACCAGAAACCTCCGGCCAAAGGTCGTACATCCAAAACCGATCAAGCACCTCCGGCGCTTCCTAAGCCCACCAGGGCTCGTGAGGTCTCAGCACAGAGTGTCGTATCTCATCACTCACCTAGCGAGTCTTCGGTATTCTCTAGCGGAATATCGATCGGTGAGTCGAATGCTCGGCTCACCTTTAATGTTAGCTCCCCGGCTCTTATCAACGTCTCTCGTCGCATGTTTGCTGAACTCCTAACGGACGACGCAAATCTTAGATATTTGAAAACCTTTTATTTTCTAACTAGCTTTTATAGAGTAAAACGTTTCTAGacacattgaaaaaaaaactgatatcaattcatattcaaaaatgtttgacTAAGTTTTGGAAAGTGGAAGAAACACCCTTAAAGTTACCAAGGTCGAATGAGGAAAATGCGTGTGAAGAGCATTTTAAGCGATACACTAAACGAGATAAAGACGGGCGTTTTGTAGTAACGTTACCGTTTAAGGAGAATCCTGAAAAACTAGGAAGCTCACGGGAAATAGCAATAAAGCGATTCATGTCTTTAGAACGCAAATTAGAAGGGGACGCAcgcttgaaaaaattatatggcGATTTTATGCGCGAATACGAGGATTTAAACCTTATGAGTAGGATACAGGATACCGAAACTGACAAAAGTTCCTTCTATATGCCTTATCGCAAGGCGAATTCTTTCATCGTGATATTAACAAATTGAACAAGAATAAACCTGCCGCTGACTGCAAAATTATTAGTCTTAATCCGTTTTTGGACCGCGATGGCATTTTACGAGTTGGCGGACGGTTAACCAATGCCAAATTtacttttgagaaaaaacacCCGGCAATTTTATCGTCTAAAAGTCATTTAGCCGAGTTACTAATAAGAAACACGCATTTACGATTGATGCACGCTGGACCGCAGCACACGAGACATCCGTTTGAATTCGTCGGCGTTGATTATGCCGGACCTATgtcgatcaaaaataaatccgGAAGAGGATACAAGGTATCCAAAGCTTACATATGCCTCTTTGTTTGGTGCGTTACGAAAGCAGTACATACAGAGTTGGTGAGTGATATTAGTACGGATGCTTTTCTATTGGCTTTAAAACAATTTGTCTCCAGACGAGGCAAGCCCGCTTGTATTTACAGTGACAACGGCACAAACTTTGTAGGGGCCAACAATGCCCTAAAGAAACTGGGAaggtttattattaataacgaAACAAATTTAACAAACTCCTTTCAAGCTGATGACATAACTTGGAAGTTTATACCTCCGCGATCTCCTCACTTTGGAGGACTTTGGGAATCGGGAATTAAATGTATTAAGTATCATCTGAGACGTGTTACAAAAGATTTGTCATTCACTTTCGAACAGTTGTACACTATATTGACCGAAGTGGAAGCAATTCTAAATTCTCGACCATTATCGCCCCTATCAGACTCTCCTCATGACCTTCATCCTTTAACACCATCACACTTCTTAATCGGTCGATCATCAAATGCTGCTCCTGAGCCTAACATAACCCACTTGCCGAGAAATCGGTTATCCATGTATCAGCATCTAGCCCAAGTTAAACAGCACCTTTGGAAAAGATGGAACAAGCAATATGTGAGCGAATTACAAACGCGAACCAAATGGAAATTTAACTACGACTCGCTCAAGGCAAACACATTAGTGCTACTAAAGGAGGACAACCAACCCCCAATGAAATGGAAACTAGGACGCGTGGAAGCCATTCATCCCGGCGCAGACGGCGTAGCAAGAGTAGCCTCAATCCGTACCACCGACGGCCACGTAAAAAGATCTTTTGCCAAGATCTGCCCGTTGCCGCTTGACGACAAGGAGTAGTGAAAGACTAATGAACTGTGTTTTTTTTTGCTCTTTTCTTGGTGACTACGTAAGTATAATTGGCCTCATCGTTCTTTATGCAAAATCGACTTCTCTAGACTCTGATTCCATAGAACTGAACAGTTGAAACTTCTTT
This genomic interval carries:
- the LOC130894165 gene encoding uncharacterized protein LOC130894165, whose translation is MHAGPQHTRHPFEFVGVDYAGPMSIKNKSGRGYKVSKAYICLFVWCVTKAVHTELVSDISTDAFLLALKQFVSRRGKPACIYSDNGTNFVGANNALKKLGRFIINNETNLTNSFQADDITWKFIPPRSPHFGGLWESGIKCIKYHLRRVTKDLSFTFEQLYTILTEVEAILNSRPLSPLSDSPHDLHPLTPSHFLIGRSSNAAPEPNITHLPRNRLSMYQHLAQVKQHLWKRWNKQYVSELQTRTKWKFNYDSLKANTLVLLKEDNQPPMKWKLGRVEAIHPGADGVARVASIRTTDGHVKRSFAKICPLPLDDKE